In Methylobacterium aquaticum, the following are encoded in one genomic region:
- a CDS encoding NTP/NDP exchange transporter, which produces MTPDTAQAARAGLTVPAWLRRLTDVRPEEVPALGWAWLYIFALLSSYYVMRPIRDQMGLAGGLENLPWLFTATLVGMLVLNVPFGWLVRKLPRSRFIPITYRFFAANILVFAVVLYRSGPAESVWIGRVFFVWLSIFNLFVVSIFWATIVDVFDTEQGKRLFGFIAAGATLGAITGSAVTAVLARDMPIPFLLLAAAALLEVAVISMRGLSRISDALSREPGEATQAIGGSPFAGISRVLASPYLLGICLFLLLFSITSTFLYFEQAGIAKRSFPDRGSQTAFFASVDLAVNVLTLGIQLFLTGRIVKRLGVGLTLAILPLVSALGFGLLAVAPTIASVVVFGVLRRAGNFAIARPVREVLFTVLPREDRYKAKAFIDTVVYRLGDQVGAWSYGLVGWLGMSAAALSVLAVPLSVAWLFNGLWLGRRQEVMARERAEAPAEARNG; this is translated from the coding sequence ATGACCCCTGATACCGCGCAGGCGGCCCGGGCCGGCCTGACGGTGCCGGCCTGGCTCCGGCGCCTCACCGACGTACGGCCGGAGGAGGTGCCGGCTCTCGGCTGGGCCTGGCTCTACATCTTCGCCCTGCTCTCGTCCTACTACGTGATGCGGCCGATCCGCGACCAGATGGGGCTGGCCGGCGGGCTCGAGAACCTGCCCTGGCTGTTCACCGCGACGCTGGTGGGCATGCTGGTCCTCAACGTGCCGTTCGGCTGGCTGGTGCGCAAGCTGCCGCGCTCCCGCTTCATCCCGATCACCTACCGGTTCTTTGCCGCCAACATCCTGGTCTTCGCGGTGGTGCTCTATCGCAGCGGGCCGGCGGAATCGGTGTGGATCGGCCGGGTGTTCTTTGTCTGGCTGTCGATCTTCAACCTGTTCGTGGTCTCGATCTTCTGGGCGACGATCGTCGACGTGTTCGACACCGAGCAGGGCAAAAGGCTGTTCGGCTTCATCGCGGCCGGCGCGACGCTCGGGGCCATCACCGGCTCGGCCGTCACCGCGGTGCTGGCGCGGGACATGCCCATCCCCTTCCTGCTGCTCGCGGCGGCCGCCCTCCTCGAAGTCGCGGTCATCAGCATGCGGGGCCTGTCGCGGATCTCCGACGCGCTCTCGCGCGAGCCGGGAGAGGCGACGCAGGCCATCGGCGGCAGCCCGTTCGCCGGCATCAGCCGGGTGCTCGCCTCGCCCTACCTGCTCGGCATCTGCCTGTTCCTGCTGCTGTTCTCGATCACCTCGACCTTCCTCTATTTCGAGCAGGCCGGCATCGCGAAGCGAAGCTTCCCGGATCGCGGATCGCAGACGGCGTTCTTCGCCTCGGTCGATCTCGCGGTGAACGTGCTGACGCTCGGCATCCAGCTCTTCCTCACCGGGCGGATCGTCAAGCGGCTCGGCGTCGGGCTCACCCTGGCGATCCTGCCGCTCGTCAGCGCGCTCGGCTTCGGGCTGCTCGCGGTGGCGCCCACCATCGCCAGCGTGGTGGTGTTCGGGGTCCTGCGCCGGGCCGGCAACTTCGCCATCGCCCGGCCGGTGCGCGAGGTGCTGTTCACCGTGCTGCCGCGGGAGGACCGCTACAAGGCTAAGGCCTTCATCGACACGGTGGTCTATCGGCTCGGCGACCAGGTCGGCGCCTGGTCCTACGGCCTCGTCGGGTGGCTCGGCATGAGCGCCGCCGCCCTGTCGGTCCTGGCCGTGCCCTTGTCGGTCGCCTGGCTCTTCAACGGCCTCTGGCTCGGGCGCCGGCAGGAGGTTATGGCTCGCGAGAGGGCAGAAGCACCGGCGGAGGCGAGGAATGGCTGA
- a CDS encoding DUF4926 domain-containing protein: MSTTFVLTPDIPSAIRELDTARLLVPVTADDGREVPAGSVGTVVGVWNQGEAYEVEFVTPFEALATVAAGQLVGGII; this comes from the coding sequence ATGTCCACGACCTTCGTGCTGACGCCCGATATCCCCTCGGCGATCCGGGAACTGGACACGGCACGACTGCTCGTGCCGGTCACGGCGGATGACGGCCGCGAAGTCCCGGCCGGTTCGGTCGGTACGGTGGTCGGGGTGTGGAACCAGGGCGAGGCCTACGAGGTGGAGTTCGTGACACCTTTCGAGGCCTTGGCCACGGTCGCGGCCGGGCAACTCGTCGGCGGGATCATCTAA
- a CDS encoding MBL fold metallo-hydrolase: MTIRLDHPSRRGLMLGAAAAAVTAGLPGAASAKAPPLRSQSPYFYRFTLGDAEATMVSDGTLPLGDPHANFLGLTPAEMDAQLNNNFLPLTNAVLEQNILILNTGSKLVLFDTGMGSLKLFGPTTGKLLATMRQAGIDPKDIDAVVMSHAHVDHCGGCVADDGTPHFPNAQYYISQADFDYWTDPAKVPASFSAFLDTARKNLLPIRDRLVFVKDGQEFLPGIQAIAAPGHSIGHTMFMITSGKQNLCYLGDLTHHPVLLMEKPLTEFAYDTDPKQSAQTRLKMLTMLAKNRIPVLAYHFAWPGIGHVAENGQGGFRYYPQAMKMEL; this comes from the coding sequence ATGACGATTCGGTTGGATCATCCGAGCCGGCGCGGCCTGATGCTCGGCGCGGCGGCCGCCGCCGTGACGGCCGGTCTGCCGGGTGCGGCGAGCGCCAAGGCGCCGCCGCTGCGCAGCCAGAGCCCCTACTTCTACCGCTTCACCCTCGGCGACGCCGAGGCCACCATGGTGTCGGACGGCACCCTGCCGCTCGGCGACCCCCATGCCAACTTCCTCGGCCTCACCCCGGCCGAGATGGACGCGCAGCTCAACAACAACTTCCTGCCGCTGACGAACGCGGTGCTGGAGCAGAACATCCTGATCCTCAACACCGGCAGCAAGCTGGTGCTGTTCGATACCGGGATGGGCTCGCTCAAGCTGTTCGGGCCGACCACCGGCAAGCTGCTCGCCACGATGCGCCAGGCCGGCATCGACCCGAAGGACATCGACGCCGTGGTGATGAGCCACGCCCATGTCGACCATTGCGGCGGCTGCGTCGCCGACGACGGCACGCCGCACTTCCCCAACGCCCAGTACTACATCTCGCAGGCCGATTTCGACTACTGGACCGATCCCGCCAAGGTGCCGGCCTCGTTCAGCGCCTTCCTCGACACGGCGCGCAAGAACCTGCTGCCGATCCGCGACCGCCTCGTCTTCGTCAAGGACGGCCAGGAATTCCTGCCCGGCATCCAGGCGATCGCAGCTCCCGGCCACAGCATCGGCCACACGATGTTCATGATCACCTCGGGCAAGCAGAACCTCTGCTACCTCGGCGACCTGACGCACCACCCGGTGCTGCTGATGGAAAAGCCGCTGACTGAGTTCGCCTACGACACCGACCCGAAGCAATCGGCCCAGACCCGGCTCAAGATGCTGACGATGCTGGCCAAGAACCGCATCCCGGTGCTCGCCTACCACTTCGCCTGGCCGGGCATCGGCCACGTCGCGGAGAACGGGCAGGGCGGGTTCCGGTACTATCCGCAGGCGATGAAGATGGAGCTGTAG
- the hydA gene encoding dihydropyrimidinase — protein MTSHDFDYDLVVRGGTLAGPAEVFEADLGIRDGVIAAVGRGLRRGREEIDAKGMIVTPGGLDPHCHIEEPSEGGGVQEESFSSGSAAALAGGTTSFICFVPQWKGHPIAATAEGYEASARASRADYSFHQIITDPTPDVLEREVPALVARGIRSLKVFLTYDPLRLTDGQFLEVLATARRLGAFVTVHCENYDAIGWRIRALLEAGLTDPLQHAWARPPVVEREATHRAIALAELVDQPIQVFHVSCDEAAEEIARARARGIKVWGETCPQYLTLSTDDLAKPNFEGAKVVCSPALRAPGESERIWARIREGTLDVVSSDHCGFSFSTAKRDPGSSGYGQGGAKARPDGMPAFNAIPNGVPGIETRLPVLFSEGVSAGRIDLPTFVRLTSTNAARLFGLAGRKGTLAPGADADLVLWNPEAERVLTNADLHHAIDYTPWEGMRLKGLPVTTIRRGEVAVRDGQVLAEPGSGRFLARGPYALATPSGRVPDGFDAASRR, from the coding sequence ATGACGAGCCACGATTTCGACTACGACCTGGTAGTGCGCGGCGGCACGCTCGCCGGCCCGGCAGAGGTGTTCGAGGCCGATCTCGGCATCCGCGACGGGGTGATCGCTGCCGTGGGCCGAGGCTTGCGGCGCGGGCGCGAGGAGATCGACGCCAAGGGGATGATCGTCACGCCCGGCGGCCTCGATCCGCATTGCCACATCGAGGAGCCGTCCGAGGGCGGCGGCGTGCAGGAGGAGAGCTTTTCGAGCGGCTCGGCCGCGGCGCTCGCCGGCGGCACCACCTCGTTCATCTGCTTCGTGCCGCAATGGAAAGGGCACCCGATCGCCGCGACCGCGGAGGGCTATGAGGCCAGCGCCCGGGCCTCGCGGGCCGATTACAGCTTCCACCAGATCATCACCGACCCGACGCCCGACGTGCTGGAGCGGGAGGTGCCGGCGCTGGTCGCCCGCGGCATCCGCAGCCTCAAGGTCTTCCTGACCTACGATCCCTTACGGCTCACCGACGGGCAGTTCCTCGAGGTGCTGGCGACCGCCCGGCGCCTCGGCGCCTTCGTGACCGTGCATTGCGAGAATTACGACGCCATCGGCTGGCGCATCCGCGCGCTGCTCGAGGCCGGCCTCACCGATCCGCTCCAGCACGCCTGGGCCCGCCCGCCGGTGGTCGAGCGCGAGGCGACGCACCGGGCCATCGCGCTCGCCGAACTCGTCGACCAGCCGATCCAGGTCTTCCACGTCTCCTGCGACGAGGCGGCGGAAGAGATCGCCCGGGCGCGGGCGCGGGGCATCAAGGTCTGGGGCGAGACCTGCCCGCAATACCTGACCCTTTCGACCGACGATCTGGCGAAGCCGAATTTCGAGGGCGCCAAGGTGGTGTGCTCGCCCGCCCTCCGGGCGCCCGGCGAATCCGAGCGGATCTGGGCCCGCATCCGCGAAGGCACGCTCGACGTGGTCTCCTCCGACCATTGCGGCTTCTCCTTTTCCACCGCCAAGCGCGACCCGGGCAGCAGCGGCTACGGCCAGGGCGGGGCCAAGGCGCGGCCCGACGGGATGCCGGCCTTCAACGCGATCCCGAACGGCGTGCCGGGCATCGAGACCCGGCTGCCGGTGCTGTTCTCCGAGGGCGTCTCGGCCGGGCGCATCGACCTGCCGACCTTCGTGCGCCTCACCTCGACCAACGCCGCCCGGCTGTTCGGCCTCGCCGGGCGGAAAGGCACCCTGGCGCCCGGGGCAGACGCCGACCTGGTGCTGTGGAACCCCGAGGCCGAGCGGGTCCTGACGAACGCGGACCTGCACCACGCCATCGACTACACGCCGTGGGAGGGGATGCGGCTCAAGGGCCTGCCGGTGACGACGATCCGGCGCGGCGAGGTCGCGGTGCGGGACGGCCAGGTTCTGGCCGAGCCGGGCTCCGGCCGCTTCCTCGCCCGCGGGCCCTACGCCCTCGCCACCCCGTCGGGCCGGGTGCCGGACGGGTTCGACGCCGCTTCCCGGCGCTGA
- a CDS encoding carboxymuconolactone decarboxylase family protein — MATVRVWNDAEADADPRVKAVFDDIRAVRRSDFINNFWRALANQPALLERTWADLKQVMAADGALDPLTKELIYIAVSTANGCSYCIHSHTAAARAKGMTEAQYGELLAVIGMANTTNALVTGMQVPVDREFEI, encoded by the coding sequence ATGGCGACCGTGAGAGTGTGGAACGACGCGGAGGCGGATGCCGATCCCCGCGTCAAGGCGGTGTTCGACGACATCCGGGCGGTCCGCCGCTCGGACTTCATCAACAATTTCTGGCGCGCGCTCGCCAACCAGCCGGCTTTGCTGGAACGGACCTGGGCCGACCTGAAGCAGGTGATGGCCGCCGACGGCGCCCTCGACCCGCTGACCAAGGAACTCATCTACATCGCGGTCTCGACCGCCAACGGCTGCAGCTACTGCATCCACTCCCACACCGCCGCGGCGCGGGCCAAGGGCATGACCGAGGCGCAGTACGGGGAGTTGCTGGCGGTGATCGGCATGGCGAACACCACCAACGCGCTGGTCACCGGGATGCAGGTGCCGGTGGACCGAGAGTTCGAGATTTAA
- a CDS encoding MFS transporter produces the protein MTAITYLGEARAEAPVAAADEAARRRGVVAAVIGNTLEFYDFTTYAFFAVTIGRTFFPAGDPWVSLLASVATFGIGFVTRPIGGVVIGAYADRAGRKPAMMLTIALMAVGMLMLALTPGYATIGMAAPILVVIGRLIQGFALGGEVGPSTAYLIESAPPGKRGLYASWQIASQGLATLCAGTIGVVLALGLSPDQMQAWGWRIPFLLGLLIIPVGIYIRRVMPETAGESTGHAEASTGAVLARLLRDHGRTLALVVPILLCGTVSTYVGNYMTTYAITTLKLPAGLSIAATAVVGACILVFSVLAGRLADRYGRRLVMIVPRVLLLLSAYPAFLLMTQAPGPATLLGMSALLATFSAMSAAASLVVIPELLPRSVRSAGLSVAYAFVVTVFGGTTQLVVTWLIGVTGDPLAPAWYVIATSVVGVAAMLATPETKAMALAA, from the coding sequence ATGACCGCCATCACTTATCTCGGCGAGGCCCGAGCCGAAGCACCCGTCGCTGCCGCGGACGAGGCGGCGCGCCGGCGCGGCGTCGTCGCCGCGGTGATCGGCAACACCCTCGAATTCTACGACTTCACCACCTACGCCTTCTTCGCCGTCACGATCGGCCGGACCTTCTTCCCGGCCGGAGACCCGTGGGTCAGCCTGCTCGCCTCGGTCGCCACCTTCGGCATCGGCTTCGTCACGCGGCCGATCGGCGGCGTGGTCATCGGCGCCTATGCCGACCGGGCCGGGCGCAAGCCGGCGATGATGCTGACCATCGCCCTGATGGCCGTCGGCATGCTGATGCTGGCGCTCACCCCCGGCTACGCCACGATCGGCATGGCCGCGCCGATCCTGGTGGTGATCGGGCGCCTGATCCAGGGCTTCGCGCTCGGCGGCGAGGTCGGTCCGTCCACCGCCTACCTCATCGAGAGCGCGCCGCCGGGCAAGCGCGGCCTCTATGCCAGCTGGCAGATCGCCAGCCAGGGCCTCGCGACGCTCTGCGCCGGCACGATCGGCGTGGTCCTGGCGCTGGGGCTGTCGCCCGACCAGATGCAGGCCTGGGGCTGGCGCATCCCGTTCCTGCTCGGCCTGCTCATCATCCCGGTCGGGATCTATATCCGCCGCGTGATGCCCGAGACCGCCGGCGAGAGCACCGGCCACGCCGAGGCCTCCACCGGCGCCGTGCTCGCCCGGCTGCTGCGGGACCACGGCCGCACCCTGGCGCTGGTCGTGCCGATCCTGCTCTGCGGCACGGTCTCGACCTATGTCGGCAACTACATGACCACCTACGCGATCACGACCCTGAAGCTGCCGGCGGGCCTCTCGATCGCCGCGACGGCGGTGGTCGGCGCCTGCATCCTGGTGTTCTCGGTGCTGGCCGGCCGGCTCGCCGACCGGTACGGCCGGCGCCTGGTGATGATCGTGCCGCGGGTGCTGCTGCTGCTGTCCGCCTATCCGGCCTTCCTGCTGATGACGCAGGCACCCGGCCCGGCGACGCTGCTCGGCATGTCGGCGCTCCTGGCGACCTTCAGCGCCATGAGCGCCGCCGCGAGCCTGGTGGTGATCCCGGAACTGCTGCCGCGCAGCGTGCGCAGCGCCGGCCTCTCGGTGGCCTACGCCTTCGTCGTCACGGTGTTCGGCGGCACGACGCAGCTGGTGGTGACCTGGCTCATCGGCGTCACCGGTGATCCCCTCGCGCCGGCCTGGTACGTCATCGCGACGAGCGTGGTGGGCGTCGCCGCGATGCTCGCCACGCCGGAGACGAAGGCGATGGCGCTCGCCGCGTAA